One region of Pseudomonas sp. ABC1 genomic DNA includes:
- a CDS encoding cytochrome C oxidase subunit IV family protein has translation MGILLCWAGLLLLSLCSLGLVAAPVPHWTALALVVLALGKAWLIIDGFMELRPVRGPWRALLLCWSLCMALALFLAS, from the coding sequence ATGGGCATCCTGTTGTGCTGGGCGGGCCTGCTCCTGCTGTCGCTGTGCAGCCTGGGGCTGGTCGCCGCGCCCGTTCCCCACTGGACCGCGCTGGCATTGGTGGTGCTGGCGCTGGGCAAGGCCTGGCTGATCATCGACGGTTTCATGGAGCTGCGCCCGGTGCGTGGGCCATGGCGTGCGCTGCTGTTGTGCTGGTCGTTGTGCATGGCACTGGCCCTGTTTCTGGCTTCTTGA
- a CDS encoding cbb3-type cytochrome c oxidase subunit I: protein MSTANPHLKFASQSVAKPYFVFALMLFVGQILFGLIMGLQYVIGDFLFPLIPFNVARMVHTNLLIVWLLFGFMGAAYYLIPEEADRELHSPKLAIILFWVFAVAGVLTIIGYLAVPYATLARITGNELLPTMGREFLEQPTITKAGIVVVALGFLYNIGMTLLKGRKTTVSVVMMTGLIGLAVMFLFSFFNPENLTRDKFYWWWVVHLWVEGVWELIMGSMLAFVLIKVTGVDREVIEKWLYVIIAMALITGIIGTGHHYFWIGAPGVWLWLGSVFSALEPLPFFAMVLFAFNMVRRRRREHPNRAAGLWALGTTVTAFFGAGVWGFLHTLAPVNYYTHGTQLTAAHGHLAFYGAYAMIVMTMISYAMPRLRGIGEAPDERAQRIEIWGFWLMTLSMVAITLLLTVAGAVQIWLQRWPADDEAMAFMATMDQLAPYFWMRLVAGVGFAIGLLCYLLSFVQRGRMAKAA from the coding sequence ATGAGTACTGCCAATCCGCACCTTAAATTCGCCTCGCAATCCGTGGCCAAACCTTACTTCGTGTTCGCCCTCATGCTGTTCGTCGGGCAGATCCTGTTCGGCCTGATCATGGGGCTGCAGTACGTGATCGGTGATTTCCTGTTCCCGTTGATCCCGTTCAACGTGGCGCGCATGGTGCACACCAACCTGCTGATCGTCTGGCTGCTGTTCGGCTTCATGGGGGCGGCTTATTACCTGATCCCCGAGGAAGCCGACCGTGAGCTGCACAGCCCGAAACTGGCGATCATCCTGTTCTGGGTGTTCGCCGTGGCCGGCGTGCTGACCATCATCGGCTACCTGGCGGTGCCTTACGCCACCCTCGCCAGGATCACCGGTAACGAGTTGCTGCCGACGATGGGGCGAGAGTTCCTCGAGCAGCCGACCATTACCAAGGCCGGTATCGTGGTGGTGGCCCTGGGCTTCCTCTACAACATCGGCATGACGCTGCTGAAAGGGCGCAAGACCACCGTCAGCGTGGTCATGATGACCGGCCTGATCGGTCTGGCGGTGATGTTCCTGTTCTCCTTCTTCAACCCGGAAAACCTCACCCGCGACAAGTTCTACTGGTGGTGGGTGGTGCATCTGTGGGTGGAAGGCGTGTGGGAACTGATCATGGGTTCGATGCTGGCCTTCGTGCTGATCAAGGTCACTGGAGTCGACCGTGAAGTGATCGAGAAATGGCTCTACGTGATCATCGCCATGGCCCTGATCACCGGCATCATCGGTACCGGGCACCACTACTTCTGGATCGGTGCGCCAGGTGTCTGGCTGTGGCTGGGCTCGGTGTTCTCCGCGCTGGAGCCACTACCGTTCTTCGCCATGGTGCTGTTCGCCTTCAACATGGTGCGCCGCCGTCGTCGTGAACACCCCAACCGGGCCGCTGGTCTGTGGGCGCTGGGTACCACCGTCACAGCCTTCTTCGGCGCCGGCGTGTGGGGCTTCCTGCACACCCTGGCACCGGTCAACTACTACACCCACGGTACGCAACTGACCGCCGCCCACGGCCACCTGGCCTTCTACGGTGCCTACGCGATGATCGTCATGACCATGATCTCCTACGCCATGCCGCGCCTGCGCGGAATTGGTGAAGCGCCGGACGAGCGTGCGCAGCGCATCGAGATCTGGGGCTTCTGGCTGATGACCCTGTCGATGGTGGCGATCACCCTGCTGCTGACCGTCGCCGGCGCCGTGCAGATCTGGCTGCAACGCTGGCCGGCGGATGACGAGGCGATGGCTTTCATGGCCACCATGGACCAACTGGCACCCTACTTCTGGATGCGTCTGGTGGCCGGGGTCGGCTTCGCCATCGGCTTGCTGTGCTACCTGCTGAGCTTCGTCCAGCGCGGGCGTATGGCTAAAGCCGCTTGA
- a CDS encoding cytochrome c oxidase subunit 3: protein MSTSADELEKRLPGDLAMWFFILAELTVFGLLIMTFAVTQRVSGSAFATSRALLDGSTGLALTLSLLTSGFFAARAMLLVRRGCGRDACGWLLAALACGCIYVVLKGREYAHLLDAGLGLEYDRFFTLYWILSGFHFLHVLPGLLLFGWLALRCRRGVYDRGRHSELESCVLYWHMIDLVWVLLFPLLYLQR, encoded by the coding sequence ATGTCCACTTCGGCTGACGAACTGGAGAAACGGCTGCCGGGTGACCTGGCCATGTGGTTCTTCATCCTGGCCGAACTGACGGTCTTCGGCCTGCTGATCATGACCTTCGCCGTCACCCAGCGTGTGTCCGGGTCAGCCTTTGCCACCAGCCGGGCGCTGCTGGATGGTTCCACCGGCCTGGCGCTGACCCTGAGCCTGCTGACCTCGGGCTTCTTCGCGGCCCGTGCGATGCTGCTGGTGCGCCGGGGGTGTGGGCGCGATGCCTGTGGCTGGCTGCTGGCCGCGCTGGCGTGCGGCTGCATCTACGTCGTGCTGAAAGGGCGCGAGTACGCGCACCTGCTCGATGCCGGCCTGGGGCTGGAGTACGACCGCTTCTTCACCCTCTACTGGATTCTCAGTGGCTTCCACTTCCTGCACGTACTGCCCGGCCTGCTGCTGTTCGGCTGGCTGGCGCTGCGCTGCCGCCGAGGCGTCTATGACCGTGGGCGGCACAGTGAGCTGGAGTCCTGCGTGCTCTATTGGCACATGATCGATCTGGTCTGGGTGCTGCTGTTTCCGCTGCTCTATCTGCAAAGGTAA
- a CDS encoding cytochrome c, whose product MSETFTKGMARNIYFGGSLFFILVFLALTFHTEQTLPERTNEHLMNESVVRGKLVWEQNNCIGCHTLLGEGAYFAPELGNVFQRRGGEEQFNGFLHAWMGAQPLNVPGRRAMPQFNLSEREVNDLAEFLKWTSKIDTNDWPPNREG is encoded by the coding sequence ATGTCGGAAACCTTCACCAAGGGGATGGCCAGAAATATCTACTTCGGAGGAAGCCTGTTCTTCATCCTGGTATTTCTGGCCTTGACCTTCCATACCGAGCAAACCCTGCCCGAACGCACCAATGAGCACTTGATGAACGAGTCGGTGGTGCGCGGCAAGCTGGTCTGGGAGCAGAACAACTGCATCGGCTGCCACACGCTGCTGGGCGAGGGCGCCTACTTCGCGCCGGAGCTGGGCAACGTCTTCCAGCGCCGGGGCGGCGAAGAGCAGTTCAACGGCTTCCTGCACGCCTGGATGGGTGCCCAGCCGCTGAACGTGCCGGGGCGCCGCGCGATGCCGCAATTCAATCTGAGCGAGCGGGAAGTGAACGATCTTGCCGAGTTCCTCAAGTGGACCTCGAAGATCGACACCAACGACTGGCCGCCAAACAGGGAGGGCTGA
- a CDS encoding CbbQ/NirQ/NorQ/GpvN family protein translates to MVEGAPFYQVQGDEQRLFEQAWQQRMPVLIKGPTGCGKTRFVQHMAQRLRLPLYTVACHDDLTAADLVGRHLIGSEGTWWQDGPLTRAVREGGICYLDEVVEARQDTVVVLHPLADDRRELYLERTGETLQAPPGFMLVVSYNPGYQNLLKGMKPSTRQRFVALRFDYPDAEHEWPIVAREAGVSEALARQLVGLGQDVRRLEQHDLQEVASTRLLIYAARLIGAGMDVRSACLACLAEPLSDDVQTVAALMELVDVHFG, encoded by the coding sequence ATGGTCGAGGGGGCGCCTTTCTATCAGGTGCAGGGTGACGAACAGCGTCTGTTCGAGCAGGCCTGGCAGCAGCGCATGCCGGTGCTGATCAAGGGGCCGACCGGCTGCGGCAAGACCCGTTTCGTGCAGCACATGGCGCAGCGCCTGCGCCTGCCGCTGTATACCGTGGCCTGCCATGACGACCTGACCGCCGCCGACCTGGTCGGCCGCCACCTGATCGGCAGTGAGGGCACCTGGTGGCAGGATGGGCCGCTGACGCGCGCCGTGCGTGAAGGGGGCATCTGTTACCTCGACGAAGTGGTCGAGGCGCGGCAGGACACGGTGGTGGTGCTGCACCCGCTGGCCGATGATCGCCGCGAGCTGTACCTGGAACGCACCGGAGAGACCTTGCAGGCGCCTCCCGGCTTCATGCTGGTGGTGTCCTACAATCCCGGCTACCAGAACCTGCTCAAGGGCATGAAGCCAAGCACCCGCCAGCGGTTCGTGGCCTTGCGCTTCGACTATCCCGACGCCGAGCACGAGTGGCCCATCGTCGCCCGCGAAGCCGGCGTGAGCGAGGCGCTGGCGCGGCAACTGGTCGGTCTGGGCCAGGATGTGCGGCGCCTGGAGCAGCACGATCTGCAGGAGGTCGCCTCGACCCGGCTGCTGATCTATGCCGCCCGCCTGATCGGTGCCGGCATGGACGTGCGCAGCGCCTGCCTGGCCTGCCTGGCCGAGCCGCTCTCGGACGATGTGCAGACGGTCGCTGCGCTGATGGAACTGGTCGATGTCCACTTCGGCTGA
- a CDS encoding c-type cytochrome → MKRMLIPLFALSALLGMSSVHAASGEELFQSKPCGACHNLQVKLVGPALKDIAAKHAGVDGAAQTLAAHIKNGSSGIWGAMPMPPNPVNDEEALALAEWILSLK, encoded by the coding sequence ATGAAAAGAATGCTGATACCGCTGTTCGCCCTGAGCGCCCTGCTGGGCATGTCCAGCGTTCACGCCGCCAGCGGGGAGGAACTGTTCCAGAGCAAACCCTGTGGCGCTTGCCACAACCTCCAGGTCAAGCTGGTCGGCCCAGCCCTGAAGGACATCGCGGCGAAACATGCGGGGGTCGACGGCGCGGCACAGACACTGGCGGCTCATATCAAGAACGGCAGCTCGGGCATCTGGGGCGCAATGCCGATGCCACCAAACCCGGTCAATGACGAGGAAGCACTGGCCTTGGCCGAGTGGATACTCAGCCTGAAATGA